TATCGAAAGGTATTGCTCATCCGGCACAGGCAACTACGGCAAGCACGCTATGATCGTGGATAGGTATGCAGATGTCGAAAAGACCTGGCGGGACAATATCAAAAAAGATCTCCAGCAGCCGGTCGATCTCAACCGGGGCAACGAATATGCCGCCAGCATCTTTAATGCTACAATAGGTGACGGTGATCTCTTCGAGTTCAACGGCAACGTCCGCAATTTCGGCCTGATAGATAATCTGCCCGAAGGCTGCTGCGTTGAGGTTCCCGTGCTGGCGTCAAAGCGAGGGCTCGACCCGATGCACATTGGGCCATTGCCTGCCCAGCTTGCATTGTTAAACAATATAAGCGCGCGATGCGAAGAACTCGCGGTTGAAGGCTGCCTTGCCGGGGACCCGACTATGGTATTTCAGGCAATCCTCTTTGATCCGCTGACCTCTGCATTACTTAGCATGCAGGAGATCAAGAATATGGTCGATGAGATGTTTGAGGCTAACAAAGACTGGCTGCCGCAGTTTAAGCATATAGAGTAAGATAGCTATGGCTAAGATGTTAATATAAGTAAGGGGACTTAAGAAATTGGCAAAAATCGCATTTATCGGAGCCGGCAGTTTCGGCTTCACCAGAGGGCTGGTTCGTGACATTCTCACGTTCCCGGCGCTGGCGGACAGCACAATCGCACTGATGGACATTGATGCAGAGCGTCTGAGCTTCATCAAATCGGCAGTCGACAACATTGTCGAAGCCGGCAATTACCCGGCAAAGGTTGTAACCACAACGGATCGCGCTGAAGCTCTCAAGGGCGCCGACGGTGTGGTCATCACAATACTCCAGGGCGGAGTAGACGTTTTCCGAAACGATATCGAGATTCCTATGAAGTACGGGATCGATATCAATGTCGGCGACACCCGCGGGCCGTCCGGGATCTTCCGGGCTCTCAGGACTATTCCTGTAATGCTGGATTTCTGTAAAGATATCGAGCGCTATTGCCCGAACGCGATTGTGCTCAATTATACAAACCCGATGGCAATGCTCTGCCGCGCAATGCAGGGTGTTACCAAGGTAAACGTCACGGGCCTGTGCCACAGTGTTCAGGGCACTGCCGAGATGCTGGCTGAGTGGATCGGCGCGCCAAAAGAAGAGATCACATATCACTGTGCAGGAATCAACCACCAGGCGTGGTATCTGGATTACAAATGGAACGGCAAGGACGCATATCCTCTGATCCGCAAGGCTTTGGAAGACCCCGAAGTCTGGAACAAAGAGCAGGTCCGCAATGAAATGTTCAAGCACCTGGGCTATTATGTCACCGAGTCCAGCGGGCACAACTCAGAATACGTCGCATGGTTCCGCAAGCGGCCGGAGCTTATCGAGAAGTATTGCACGCACGGCACAAATTGGAACCCCGGCCATCATGCATATATACTTAACGAGTATCAGAAAGTAGCCGATACATGGCGCGATAATATAAAAGAGGAGCTGGCCAAGCCCATAGAACTCGAAAGAGGCCATGAGTATGCGTCTCTCATCTTCAACGCCACGTTCGGTGACGGTGATCTCTATGAGTTCAACGGCAACGTGCGTAATTTCGGCCTGATAGACAACCTGCCGGAGGGCTGCTGTGTCGAAGTCCCAGTGCTGGCTTCAAAGCGCGGGCTCGACCCGATGCATGTCGGCGCTCTGCCTGCTCAGCTTGCGCTGCTAAATAATATCAGCGCACGCTGCGAGGAGCTTGCAGTCGAGGGATGCCTTGCGGGAGACCCGACCATGATCTTCCACGCCATCCTCTTCGATCCGCTGACCTCCGCAATGCTGAGTATGGAAGAGACCAAGCAGATGGTCGACGAGATGTTCCAAGCCAATAAAGACTGGCTGCCACAGTTCAAACACTTGAAGTAGATGATATTCCAGGGCGCGGGTTTATCCCGCGCCCTATCTTTTTCATCCTCTGATGTGCTGCTAAGCTATGCCGATAACGAATTACAAAGGAATCTATCCGCAACACGTACAACCATTCATTGACGTAACCTGATTGAAAGAGAATGGACTTCTGATGAAGATAGCAATGGCAGCCGTTGCGCATCCCGATGATATCGAGCTGATGATGGCCGGCACTCTGATAATGCTCAGGGATGTGGGCTACGAACTGCATTACATGAACATTGCCAACGGCTCATGTGGATCGGTTACAATGGGGCCGGAGGAGACCGCGAGGGTCAGGACTCAGGAGTCCCGCAATGCTGCCGCTCTTATCGGCGCGACATATCATGAGCCGCTGGTAAACGACCTTGAAATTTTATACACAGACGCTCTTGTAAGCAAGCTGTGTAAAATCATTAGGGACGTGCGGCCTGAGGTTCTGTTCCTGCCGTCGCCTCAGGACTATATGGAGGATCATATGAACTCCTGCCGTCTGATGGTAACGGCTGCCTTTTGCAGAAACATGCCCAACTATCCGACAGATCCGCCTTCCGCTGCAATAGATAACGAGATGGCGATTTACCATGCTCTGCCTTACGGACTGACGGACCAGTTGAGAAGACCTATCACCCCGGATTTCTATGTGGATATATCGGGTGTAATTGAACGCAAGAAAAGTATGCTTTCCTGCCATAAGAGTCAGAAAGAGTGGTTGGACAAGACCCAGGGTCTGGATAACTATCTGAACATGATGACGGATATGTCTGCTCAGGTAGGTCGTATGTCCGGCAAATTCGAGCATGCCGAGGGTTGGAGGAGACACTCGCATCTGGGCTTTGCATCTGAAGATTTTGATCCGCTGCGCTATGTGCTGGCAGAATTGGTTTTATAGACTGATATTGGCGGTAACCAACCTCAAAGCTTGTAAAGGAGAAGAAAATGTCAAGACCATTAAGCAAAATCGCTCCCGATTGGTGGGACTATACTACTCTCGACCAGGAGATCCTGGACGCTGCCGCAAAACTGACGGCAGAGGACATGGTCGCTCTATCACGGCCCGGGTTCAAGGTCGTCTTTTATGACACACTCGAAGAGTTCTACTGCGCCGAGGCTCTGGAGTATATCGAGGCTTGGAAGCAGTCCACACCGGATAACCCGGTAGGAATCTGCGGACCCATCGGCCCGACCGAGCAGCTTCCATTAGTTGCCCGGATAGTCAACTCTATAGGTCTTAACCTCAAGGACTCCCATTTCTGGGGAATGGACGAATGGTTCATCAACGGTAAAGAGGCTCCTGAGGATCATCCCCTTTCATTTGCCAAGGCGGACAAGGAGATGTGTTTCAACAGGATCAAACCCGAGCTTGCCATGCCCGCATCCAATATGCACTTCCCGAAAGCCGACCCGGCGGAATACGTCGCGAGTTGGGAAGGAGTCAAGTGCGCGGTAATGCAGGGCGGTCAGGGCGACACCAAGCACTGGGCGTTCAACGACCCCCTGAGGCGTGAGGGCGCTTACAAAGACAATCCGCCCACCCCTGAGGAGTATCTGAAACTCTCTACGCGCGTAGTGGACCTGCATCCGGTAACGGTCATGCAAAACGCGCGCACATCAGGCGGCGGTAAGGTCGACCTCGTGCCGAACCAGGCCGTGAGTGTAGGGCCGGTTCAGACTTGGAAAGCCGAGAAGATATCCATCTGGCAGGCGGGTATGCACGATAACGCGTTCGGCCAGAGGCTCACCGCGTTTATGATCGGCAAAAAGATCGCCGACAGCGCCGTGCCTATGTCTCTGCTCTCCCTGCATCCGAATGTGCAGTTCAACTATTTCCGAGGTGGAATCGGCACCTGCGAAGTCGAGATGCACTAAATCAGTCGAAAAGTCTTAAAGTTTGAAAGTCAAAAAGTTGGGGTCTTGCATATGCAATTCCTTTGCTTTTTGACTTTTTAACTTTTTGACTAAAATGCTCGCCTCACATATTTTTTGCCCCTGAATGGTAAAGGTAATATGGGCATAAAATCCCTCCCGAAAGGGGTGGTGGACATGACAAATGAGCGTGATATAGAAGGCAGGACCCCCGCGCAGGAACGCGCTGAAATAGGAACACCGGCAGGCGAAAACCCGGATAAAGGCCGATATAGACATGGCACGCGCGGACTTACTGAAGAAGAGGAAATCGAGGAAGTCCGTAAGCGAGGTTTTATTGAATCCGAGTATGAAATAGACGAAGCGGAATTTTACGAAAGTGGAGATGAGATAGCCGTTACCGGCGGCATCACCGGGACCAAGGTGACTGGCGGTGTCCCGGCAGGGGGCACTCAGGCAGGCGGCACACCCGGTAAGTCCGAGGGCACGCCGAGCTGGGAAGAAAAGCCCTGATAAATATAGCGGTCCGGTGCATGGATTGGGACGGTTGCATCCGGACCGTTTTATTATGCTGTAACACTAGCTTTATCTCGCTGACAAAGCCGTCTTATTCCACAGTCAGCACCCTTATCAGGCTCGTATTGCCCGGAATTCCCACCGGCACTCCTGCAATCACCAGCACGGTATCGCCTTTCTTTATAAGCTTATTGTCGTATGCAGCCTCGACTGCGTTTTCGATCAAGCCGTCTGTGTCTTTTGCCATTTCGACAAAGATCGGGCTGACTCCCCAAGAAAGAGCCAGGCGCCTGGCTGTCTCATCGTTTGATGCAGCGGCTATAATCCGCGCCTCCGGGCGATATTTACTCACCAGCCTGGCTGTAGTTCCACCGTAAGTGCAGGTGACGATTGCCGCGACCTTTATATCCTGCGCCAGCTTGGCCGCAGCTTCACCGATAGCCTCGGTATTGTCATGAGTGGGGTATGCCATGCGTCTTTCGCTCATGCTCTTGTAATCCAGCGACCTCTCAGTGCTGCGAGCGATCTTGTCCATCATTTGGACTGTTTCAATAGGAAACTCACCCATGGCAGTCTCGCCTGAGAGCATGGTTGCGTCCGTTCCGTCTATAATGGCGTTGGCGACGTCAGTCACCTCGGCACGGGTGGGGCGCGGGTTGGATATCATTGAGTCGAGCATCTGTGTGGCAGTAATCACCGGCTTGCCGAGGCGATTGCAATGCCGAATGATGTTTTTCTGGATTGCCGGGACCTCGTCTATCGGCAGTTCGATGCCGAGGTCTCCCCGCGCGACCATAATGCCGTCGTATTCTTCGATAATGCTGATCACGTTGCGCACAGCTTCGGGGCGCTCGATTTTTGCAATTATCGGAGCGCGCTTGCCGACCTCCCGCATAACTTTTCTCAGAGGCTTCACATCTTCAGCCGAACGCACGAATGAGCTTGCCACCCAGTCAACGCCGTGCTCCAGGCCGAATCGCAGGTCATCCTTGTCCTTTTGAGTCACCCCCGGCACGTCGTAGTCTGCTCCCGGAACGGTAAAGCCCTTGTTTGAATAAAGCTCGCCCCCTATTACGACCTTGGTGACAATGTCCTTCGTGGTGGTGGAAATGACCCTAAACTCCAGCTTGGCATCATCCACATATATCATCTGGCCCTTTTTGACCTGGTTTGCAAGGTTGGGAAACGGCAGCGTGACATGCTCGGCGTTACCCTCGACTTCAGATGAGGTAAAGGTGTATGTCTGCCCGGGGATAAGCATGACGGGCGGCTTGGCGATCTTGCCGATGCGGATCTTAGGGCCGGAGAGGTCCTGCAGAATTCCGACAGTCTTGCCGAGTTTTTCGGATATTCGCCTGATAAGTATAATCTGGGCCAGGTGTTCATCATGTGTTCCGTGAGAGAAGTTGAGCCTGGCTACGTTCATCCCAGCCTTAATTAACTTCATTATCTTTTCCGGTGAATTGCTTGCCGGTCCGATGGTGCATACTATTTTTGTTCTTCGCATAATGACACTCCAATTTTTGCTCGTGATCATGCTACGGGAAACAATAGCGGACAGTCAAGCTCAAACGGGGCATGTAAGAACAACTTAACATTACTGCAATGGCAGTGTTACATTACCTTTAGCAGTTGGCCCGACAGCACCCAAAAAACACAAAAGGGGAAGCACGAAATTGAATTCCGTGTTTCCCCTTATTCTGTCCGTGGTTGAGTATAATCAGCGCGGTATGACAGGCAAACTAGCAGCAGCCACAGCCTGACCTATACGCCGGATCTTTTCATCAGGCAAATGGAGTTCTATCTTCTTTGCAAGTTCAGGGAACTCGGTCTCGAGGACCTTCTTAGCCTGAGCAAGAATGATGTTTCCGCCCTCAAACGAAGTCACTCGGCCAAGGATGAGCACATGCTTGAGTTCGTAGAACATCGCATAGTGCGCGACTCCATAGCCGGTGAAAACACCGATGCTCTCCCAAATCTTGATCGCTCTCTCGTCATTCGCGTTAAGCAGGTTCTGGACTGACTTGAGCTTTTCGGCAAGACCAAGGCTATCGTCAATCCCGATTCCAGCCTCTTTGGCGAGTCTGAAGACGGCCTGCTGGGAGAAATACAGCGCTCCGCAGCCCAAATCGCCGGACCATTCGTCCACTGGCGCATCGTCGCCATAGTCTATGGGAATGAACGCGACCTCATTGAGCCATGATGTGATCTCACCGGCTGGTGTAACATATCCGCCAGCCTCGCTCGATCCCATAGCCACGCCCAGTACAGAGTCGTCCTTTAGGGACATAGCTCCGGCAAGCGCGGTGACTTCACCGTCGTTGACTACATCAAACGGGATTCCGCCCCATTCTTTCTTGAGGTCGATGAACAGGTTTTCTATCTTATCAAACTTATCTTTCGGCACACCTCTGAAGAGCGACGCGACGCGCGGACGGTTATTGATATAAACTCCAGCCGAGCTTCCGCCGACAGCATCTACTCTGGGCATATGCGATGCGGCGGTCTTGAGAGCCGTGTTTATCTCATTGTAATGGTAAGCCGGGTCGGTTGCGTTGCGAGGGTCCCAGTTGACTTCTTCGGTATAGACAGCCTCGCCGTCGATTACGGCGGAGACTTTGCGGTCGCTTGCGCCGAGGTCGAAGCCTATTCTGCAACCGTCAAGGTGACCACCGAGAGGTATGGTGCCTTCGGAGGGCGCGGGGATCTTGTCCGCGTCAGTTATCTCCACAGTAAATGGGTGCTCGTATACGCCGCCCATAAAATCGGCGTCAAATTTGCGGGCTCCTGTGGATGTATAGACTTTCTTGATGTGCTCACCGACACTCTTGGGTCCGCCGACGATGACTTTCCAGCCTCCCCGCTGCCAGAGAAGCGTCTTTACTACCCGCTCAGCAAACGGTAGATTAAGATCGGCATCGGCGGAGCCTTCAGCAAAGCACTTTGTATTGAATACGGATACTGACCCATCGCCTCTTTCAAGCGCGATTACCAGGTTTACGCCTTCACCGGACTCTTCGACCATACGCAAAAATGCGCGATTGACCAGAGCCGCGGGGGCGAAATCTTTATGCAGAGGCGGCACGACGGCCGGCTTTGCAAGCTGAGAAAACTTACTCATTTGAAATTCCCCTCTTACTTGATACGCGAGCCGCGCGGGAGGATCCGGCGGCCAATTCTAACTCATCATACGATCAGAGTGCAGTGTTGTCAAGAAGTATGACAGGGCGAACGCATCATAATTTTGCGTCTGACAAAACAGTGTCTTTGCGACCATAGTCACAGCTACAAAGACACCAAGTCGGCATAGACCGACTGGACTCTCTCCCACAGCAATTTCTTCCGTCAAATTGCCAAAAAACATGGTAAAATGGTTCAGCTATTTTGCATGGAGGATACGCTTGTGGACCCAAAAGTCTTATTTGTAATCACCATTACAACCGCTCGGATGTTTATGCCCGGTATATCCGGTATGACAAAGATACCCGGCATGAAAATTCCCGACATGAATGCGCCAACCAGGACGATCACTATGGACCTGACCAGCGGTCAAAAGCCGCAGGGCAGCTATAAGGCAGAGTGCGCTATCCCGGAAGGGCTGAAGCTGGGACCCAAAGTGGACCTGCAGATTGATCTTCCTGAGAAATCGGCAAGTGAGACGTTTTCCACGAAGGACGAGCAGGGCGGCAAGTCCGGTGATATGACGATCAAGGCCTACTGGGGCTGCGGGCAGACTATCGCTGACGGCCAGCCGAAGATTCTCGATACCAAATCCATGGGTGTGGCTGCTCAAAAGATGATGAAGCCGGACAAAATGACAGCGAGCCGCATCTTAGATGAAAACAACACCCATGCCTACTGGCCGCACGGAGATTTCAAGGGTATAGATAACGAAGCCGCTGCTCCAGGCGAATATGACCTTACAACCAACTTCTGCGGCAACACCACCGTCAAGCTCAAAGACTCACAAGATTTCCTGGCCGCAATCGAGATAACGGAGCCGGGCAAGAAAGGCGCAGATGTTGCAAATGCTATTCCCATTAAATGGAAAAGCGTGCCCAATGCCAAGGCCTATCTGCTGATGGCGTTTGCCTCGTCAAATAGCGAGATGGTTACCTGGACTTCAAGTTCCAGCCCCGATATCCCGATGGACCTGCAGTTCAAAGCAATCAAGAAATCGGACCTCGATGACTATATCGAAAAGGGAATTTTGCTTCCCGGCGATGCGACTTCGTGCTGCATCCCCGCCGGTATCTTCAGAGGGCAGGAAAACCCCATGCTGACAATAGTCGCCTTCGGAGCCGACAAGATTCAGGATAGAGACGACATTGTGACCAATGTGGTTATTCGCTCCACCGCCTGCATGACTTTAGGCGCTGCAATGCAGATGGATGATGAAGAAGAGTCCAGTGAGCCGGACCAGGCAAAAGTGAAGAAAGACAACAATGCGGATCAAGACAAAGAAAATGAAGAAGTCTCTGATGATGACGATTCCACTAACGTTGTCGATCAGGCGGACGAAGCTCTCGACAAGATCGAAAAGACCGATAATGTAATCAACCGCGCCAAGAATATCTTTAAGCGCTAAACAAATATGGGGCGCGGATTCTCCGCGCCCCATAATAACCGTCAACTGTTTTATTCATTCTGATGTTCTGCAATCGGTATCAAGAGCCTTCTTGCGATTTCGACATCCCCTGTTGATTTCTGCCTTCCGTCTACGTTTCTGCAGGCAAGAGTGATAGCCTGTTCGTAATCCACCATCTCTTCTGATGAGCGCATGTTCTCCGAGGCGATCACCGCGAGTTCATAGTCCTGAATGCCTTCACGAAGCTGTTCCCAGCGCAGACTCGATATAGGCCCGTTTTCGCCGGGATAGACTAAGAATGTGTCTCCCGACGGGAACGTAATATGCGCCTGCCATTGAACATGTTCGTAGGGACTTTCGGACCAGTCGTTATATGCCCACCGCAGGAACCCATCGTAGCCGCCCTGAATGGCAA
The Armatimonadota bacterium DNA segment above includes these coding regions:
- the melA gene encoding alpha-galactosidase, producing MAKIAFIGAGSFGFTRGLVRDILTFPALADSTIALMDIDAERLSFIKSAVDNIVEAGNYPAKVVTTTDRAEALKGADGVVITILQGGVDVFRNDIEIPMKYGIDINVGDTRGPSGIFRALRTIPVMLDFCKDIERYCPNAIVLNYTNPMAMLCRAMQGVTKVNVTGLCHSVQGTAEMLAEWIGAPKEEITYHCAGINHQAWYLDYKWNGKDAYPLIRKALEDPEVWNKEQVRNEMFKHLGYYVTESSGHNSEYVAWFRKRPELIEKYCTHGTNWNPGHHAYILNEYQKVADTWRDNIKEELAKPIELERGHEYASLIFNATFGDGDLYEFNGNVRNFGLIDNLPEGCCVEVPVLASKRGLDPMHVGALPAQLALLNNISARCEELAVEGCLAGDPTMIFHAILFDPLTSAMLSMEETKQMVDEMFQANKDWLPQFKHLK
- a CDS encoding PIG-L family deacetylase, with protein sequence MKIAMAAVAHPDDIELMMAGTLIMLRDVGYELHYMNIANGSCGSVTMGPEETARVRTQESRNAAALIGATYHEPLVNDLEILYTDALVSKLCKIIRDVRPEVLFLPSPQDYMEDHMNSCRLMVTAAFCRNMPNYPTDPPSAAIDNEMAIYHALPYGLTDQLRRPITPDFYVDISGVIERKKSMLSCHKSQKEWLDKTQGLDNYLNMMTDMSAQVGRMSGKFEHAEGWRRHSHLGFASEDFDPLRYVLAELVL
- a CDS encoding glucosamine-6-phosphate isomerase, with product MSRPLSKIAPDWWDYTTLDQEILDAAAKLTAEDMVALSRPGFKVVFYDTLEEFYCAEALEYIEAWKQSTPDNPVGICGPIGPTEQLPLVARIVNSIGLNLKDSHFWGMDEWFINGKEAPEDHPLSFAKADKEMCFNRIKPELAMPASNMHFPKADPAEYVASWEGVKCAVMQGGQGDTKHWAFNDPLRREGAYKDNPPTPEEYLKLSTRVVDLHPVTVMQNARTSGGGKVDLVPNQAVSVGPVQTWKAEKISIWQAGMHDNAFGQRLTAFMIGKKIADSAVPMSLLSLHPNVQFNYFRGGIGTCEVEMH
- the pyk gene encoding pyruvate kinase; translated protein: MRRTKIVCTIGPASNSPEKIMKLIKAGMNVARLNFSHGTHDEHLAQIILIRRISEKLGKTVGILQDLSGPKIRIGKIAKPPVMLIPGQTYTFTSSEVEGNAEHVTLPFPNLANQVKKGQMIYVDDAKLEFRVISTTTKDIVTKVVIGGELYSNKGFTVPGADYDVPGVTQKDKDDLRFGLEHGVDWVASSFVRSAEDVKPLRKVMREVGKRAPIIAKIERPEAVRNVISIIEEYDGIMVARGDLGIELPIDEVPAIQKNIIRHCNRLGKPVITATQMLDSMISNPRPTRAEVTDVANAIIDGTDATMLSGETAMGEFPIETVQMMDKIARSTERSLDYKSMSERRMAYPTHDNTEAIGEAAAKLAQDIKVAAIVTCTYGGTTARLVSKYRPEARIIAAASNDETARRLALSWGVSPIFVEMAKDTDGLIENAVEAAYDNKLIKKGDTVLVIAGVPVGIPGNTSLIRVLTVE
- a CDS encoding ROK family protein, giving the protein MSKFSQLAKPAVVPPLHKDFAPAALVNRAFLRMVEESGEGVNLVIALERGDGSVSVFNTKCFAEGSADADLNLPFAERVVKTLLWQRGGWKVIVGGPKSVGEHIKKVYTSTGARKFDADFMGGVYEHPFTVEITDADKIPAPSEGTIPLGGHLDGCRIGFDLGASDRKVSAVIDGEAVYTEEVNWDPRNATDPAYHYNEINTALKTAASHMPRVDAVGGSSAGVYINNRPRVASLFRGVPKDKFDKIENLFIDLKKEWGGIPFDVVNDGEVTALAGAMSLKDDSVLGVAMGSSEAGGYVTPAGEITSWLNEVAFIPIDYGDDAPVDEWSGDLGCGALYFSQQAVFRLAKEAGIGIDDSLGLAEKLKSVQNLLNANDERAIKIWESIGVFTGYGVAHYAMFYELKHVLILGRVTSFEGGNIILAQAKKVLETEFPELAKKIELHLPDEKIRRIGQAVAAASLPVIPR